TTGACTTGAACTTGATTGAAACCCAACTCAGGAAAATCAGCAATATCTGTTCGTCCTATGACAATTTTGTGTTTAGACATTAATTTTTATTCAATTTCAGAAACTCTTAAAGTATTGACCATTCCTTTATCATCAATGGGCATTGAGGCTAAATTAATTAGGTAATCGCCTTTTTCTACATAACGATTTTTGCATGCTATTTCGTTCACATCAGTAATGGTTTCATCGGTACTGACAAATTTGTCATAATAAAATGCTTTTACTCCCCAAAGCAAACTCAGTTGTGTTAAAATATTATGGTTTGAAGTAAAAGCCAAAATATGAGCTTTTGGTCGCCAAGCTGAAATTTGAAAGGCAGTATATCCACTATTGGTCAAGGTGCAAATAGCCGTGGCAGTAATTTCGTTGACTATACGAGCAGCGTGATAACAAACTGATTTTGTGATGTAGCGTTTGGTTTTAATGTTGGGCGGATTGTGAGGTACTTTGATAAGCTCTGAGTTTTCAACGCTTTTGATAATTTGGCACATTTTGTTTATTACCTCAACAGGATATTTACCAACCGAAGTTTCGCCACTGAGCATAACCGCATCGGCACCATCCATTACAGAATTGGCTACGTCATTTACTTCAGCACGTGTTGGTGTTAGGCTGTCAATCATGGTTTCCATCATTTGTGTAGCAATGATTACGGGTATTCTTGCCAGTTTTGCTTTTAAAACCAGTTCTTTTTGAATTAATGGTACTTCATGAGCTGGAATTTCAACACCTAAATCACCTCTAGCAACCATAAGACCGTCACAATAAGCTACTATTTTATCGATGTTTTTGACACCTTCAGGTTTTTCTATTTTGGCTATGATAGGGATTTTATAATTGCTGTGTTCTTTGATTAGTTTTTGAAGCACCTTTAGATCGCTGGCATATCTTACAAATGAAAGAGCCATCCAATCCACTTGCATTTTGCAAGCAAACTTGGCGTCTTCAATGTCTTTTTTAGTAAGTGCTGGCAGTGAAATTTTGGTGTTTGGCAAGTTCACGCCTTTATTTGATTTGAGCGGTCCGCCTTGAACTACTTTGGCTTCAACAGTGTCTTTTTTGTTGGTTGAAACCACTTCAAAAATCAACTTACCATCATCAAGCAATATGCGTTCACCAGGTTTGACATCTTGTGGAAAATTTTTATAATTCATGTATGCAGACTGCTTGTTGCCAACAAATCTCTCACCTGTTTTAAACTTAATTTTATCATCCTTTTGGACAATTATGCTTTCTTCCATTTCACCAACACGCAATTTAGTACCTTGTAAATCTCCTAAAATTCCAGCATTGAAACCGTATTCTTCATTAAGGTCTCTTATCATTTTCACTCGCTCTTCAACATCTTTATAGTTAGCATGAGAAAAATTGATTCTAAAAATATTGACCCCAGCTTCAAGCATGGCTTTTAGGGTTTCCTTTTTAGAAGTTGCTGGTCCTAATGTGGCAACGATTTTTGTTTTTTTAGTTGATTTCATATCAATTTTTTAATATTAATTATTCAAAAATAAGGTTTTCAGGTGACTTAATACTATCAGTTTTGATTTCATAGGCACTGATGAGTTGTGGAATTTCATTTAATTCTATAATTAATTTTTTAGTTTTATAACGGTTAAATTCATCTTCAATTTTTATGAGATAATCACTTTGAAGTTTAGATTCTACTAAGTTTTTTTTAATAACTTGGCTTTGGTTATCGAAAAGTGATGTTGTCTGTTCAGGTTTGAGATTGATATATTTAGATTTATTTTGAACAAAAAATAGTTTTGTATCTGCTTTTACATCATAATAGGTATAAAGTGCAAAAAATATGCAATAGTTCTTGTAGATCAATTCAACGTCTTCTTTAGTTCTTTCAAACTGCATTTCAAGGTGTTTATTCAATAAAAAAGCCATTTTAAAAGGCTCAATAGAAGCATTAAGACCGATGAGTTTAAAATCAAAATCTGTAAATTTATTAAGGACTAGCTTTGGCATGTCGTAAATGTAAGCATAGGTAAATTAAAATATATTATCCTGACGTTAAAAATCAATCCAAAATTTGATCCTGCAAGGTATAATAAGCTCTTCGGCAGACTTTCTCTTCTGCTTTTTTCTTTGATAAGGCTCTAGCTTTAGCAATATTTTTTCCATTGAGTTGATAGATCATAGCAAAGTATTTTTGACCATTGGTGCTTTTCTCTTTATCACTATATTCTATAAGTTTGTATTGGTGTTTGTGTTTTTGACACCACTCTATCATATAGCTTTTATAACTAATGACTCTATTTTCGAGCTCTTCGATATCTATAAAAGGTTTCACAATTTTATCTAAGATAAATTTCTCACATTTTTTAAAACCTTGATCTAAATAAATAGCAGCAATTAAAGCTTCTATAAGATTACCATAAATATTATCACTAAAACATTCAGGTTTTACCTCAGAATGTAATAAGCTTAATAAATCATAAGATTGACCGATTTGGTTGAGGTTTTTTCGGTTTACGGCTTTAGCTCTCATTTTGGTAAGATAGCCTTCATCGCCTTGTGGAGATTGTTTAAATAAATGAACAGATATCACGGAATCTAATAATGAGTCTCCCAAAAATTCTAAACGTTCATAGTTGATATCATAACCTAATTTGTCTTTGAGGTTCAGGGAGCGATGGGTAAAAGCTCTTTTGTAAATACTTAAGGTTTTGGGCTTAAACCCGATAATTTCATAAATTTTACAAAAAAAAACCCCGTCCTTTTTGGAACGGGATTTAAATATATTGTCAATAAATTTCATGAAATATAATGTCAATCATTATTCTACAAATGTCTTTAAAGCAATACATGCATTATGACCACCAAAACCAAAAGTGTTACTTAAAGCCACTTTTACGTCTCGTTTTTGTGCATGATTTAAAGTTAAATTGAGCTCAGGGTCAATGTTTTCATCTTGAGTCTTGTGATTTATGGTTGGTGGCACTAAACTGTGTTGCATTGCCAATATAGAAGCAATAGCTTCAATAGCACCAGCAGCACCAAGCAAGTGTCCTGTCATAGACTTTGTAGAATTGATATTGATGTTTTTGGCATGATTACCAAAGACTTCTTTAATAGCTTTAAGCTCTGCAACATCTCCAAGAGGAGTTGATGTGCCATGGGTGTTTATAGCATCAACATCTTCAGGATTTAAGCCTGCATTATGCAAACAATTTTTCATCACTGCAATGACGCCTTTACCTTCAGGATGAGGAGCTGTCATATGATAAGCATCTGAAGACAAACCACCGCCTATAACCTCGGCATAGATTTTTGCACCGCGAGCTTTAGCATGATCTAAATCTTCAAGAATAAGTGCACCAGCTCCTTCACCGAGAACAAAACCGTCACGAGTAGCATCAAAAGGTCTTGAGGCTGTTTCTGGACTATCATTTCTTGTTGATAGAGCGTGCATAGCATTAAAGCCACCCATTCCAGCCTCTGTAACCCTTGCTTCACTTCCGCCAGTTACAATGATATCACTATAACCCATTCGTATTTGGTTAATAGCATCAATGATAGCATTGGTCGCAGATGCACAAGCTGAAACTGTGGTGTAGTTTGGACCCATAAACCCGTGTTTAATCGAAATATTGCCAGGAGCAATATCTGCAATCATTTTTGGGATGAAAAATGGGTTGAAACGCGGTGTGCCATCACCCTTGGCATAATTGATCACTTCGTTTTGGAAAGTTTCTAAACCACCTATACCAGCACCCCAAATCACACCTACACGGTATTTGTCAACTGTGTCAAGATCTATTTTTGAGTCTGCAATAGCTTCATCAGAAGCCACTATAGCGTATTGTGCAAATTTATCGAGGCGTCTCACTTCTTTACGATCAAAATAATCTGCAGTGTTGAAATTTTTAATTTCACAAGCAAATTTAGTCTTGAACTTATCTGTATTAAAGTAAGTAATTGGTGCAGATCCACTTTTGCCATTAGACAATCCATCCCAATATTCTTGGATGTTATTACCTATAGGCGTAATGGCACCTATACCTGTTACGACAACACGCTTTAATTCCATGAAAAGTGTTTTATTTAGCGTCTTCTATGTAAGAAATCGCCTG
This genomic window from Flavobacterium sp. CS20 contains:
- the pyk gene encoding pyruvate kinase; the encoded protein is MKSTKKTKIVATLGPATSKKETLKAMLEAGVNIFRINFSHANYKDVEERVKMIRDLNEEYGFNAGILGDLQGTKLRVGEMEESIIVQKDDKIKFKTGERFVGNKQSAYMNYKNFPQDVKPGERILLDDGKLIFEVVSTNKKDTVEAKVVQGGPLKSNKGVNLPNTKISLPALTKKDIEDAKFACKMQVDWMALSFVRYASDLKVLQKLIKEHSNYKIPIIAKIEKPEGVKNIDKIVAYCDGLMVARGDLGVEIPAHEVPLIQKELVLKAKLARIPVIIATQMMETMIDSLTPTRAEVNDVANSVMDGADAVMLSGETSVGKYPVEVINKMCQIIKSVENSELIKVPHNPPNIKTKRYITKSVCYHAARIVNEITATAICTLTNSGYTAFQISAWRPKAHILAFTSNHNILTQLSLLWGVKAFYYDKFVSTDETITDVNEIACKNRYVEKGDYLINLASMPIDDKGMVNTLRVSEIE
- a CDS encoding IPExxxVDY family protein, whose translation is MPKLVLNKFTDFDFKLIGLNASIEPFKMAFLLNKHLEMQFERTKEDVELIYKNYCIFFALYTYYDVKADTKLFFVQNKSKYINLKPEQTTSLFDNQSQVIKKNLVESKLQSDYLIKIEDEFNRYKTKKLIIELNEIPQLISAYEIKTDSIKSPENLIFE
- the fabF gene encoding beta-ketoacyl-ACP synthase II; this translates as MELKRVVVTGIGAITPIGNNIQEYWDGLSNGKSGSAPITYFNTDKFKTKFACEIKNFNTADYFDRKEVRRLDKFAQYAIVASDEAIADSKIDLDTVDKYRVGVIWGAGIGGLETFQNEVINYAKGDGTPRFNPFFIPKMIADIAPGNISIKHGFMGPNYTTVSACASATNAIIDAINQIRMGYSDIIVTGGSEARVTEAGMGGFNAMHALSTRNDSPETASRPFDATRDGFVLGEGAGALILEDLDHAKARGAKIYAEVIGGGLSSDAYHMTAPHPEGKGVIAVMKNCLHNAGLNPEDVDAINTHGTSTPLGDVAELKAIKEVFGNHAKNININSTKSMTGHLLGAAGAIEAIASILAMQHSLVPPTINHKTQDENIDPELNLTLNHAQKRDVKVALSNTFGFGGHNACIALKTFVE
- a CDS encoding ribonuclease III family protein; translated protein: MKFIDNIFKSRSKKDGVFFCKIYEIIGFKPKTLSIYKRAFTHRSLNLKDKLGYDINYERLEFLGDSLLDSVISVHLFKQSPQGDEGYLTKMRAKAVNRKNLNQIGQSYDLLSLLHSEVKPECFSDNIYGNLIEALIAAIYLDQGFKKCEKFILDKIVKPFIDIEELENRVISYKSYMIEWCQKHKHQYKLIEYSDKEKSTNGQKYFAMIYQLNGKNIAKARALSKKKAEEKVCRRAYYTLQDQILD